In Sulfurimonas hongkongensis, the following proteins share a genomic window:
- the ovoA gene encoding 5-histidylcysteine sulfoxide synthase has protein sequence MNNTSIYPPTLDGESIEKKRQEIVEYFNNTYTLFEKVFETLMSDEVFYKKSEPSRHPMIFYFGHTATFFINKLILMKIIDKRVDANFESIFAVGVDEMAWDDVNAKNYAWPKVDEVREYRAKVKEIVSKLIMNLELELPIKQDSPMWVILMGIEHERIHIETSLVLHRQMPLEFVKCVEEFNICSHSSQAPKNEMIKIDSTHIKLGKSTTHNLYGWDNEYGVYEEEVGKFKASKYLVSNAEFMEFVQDGGYENEEFWDEEGLEYLKSSKAKYPVFWVYEDRVYRYRALCEVIDMPLDWPVDVNALEAEAFCRYKSKKDGVSCVLPSEAEYRAIYEQTNIEDLPAFHQSRANLNFYHYASSCPVNEFGFHTNSGESIYDVVGNVWQWSRTPMRPFDGFEVHEAYDDFTVPTFDEKHALILGSSWASSGNLIMKHSRYAFRKHFPQNAGFRYVISNNQNESKSDIYESDELVSQYCEFQYGDTYFGVKNFAKECAKIAVEFSTNKTKALDLGCATTRASFELAKDFDEVEGVDFSARFIQVGVRLKERGYIAFASKLEGDLVQNKKVTIQELGYEDIAHKVSFWQGDACNLKPNLSSYDLVMATNLIDRLYNPKLFLETIHERLNSDGILMITSPYTWQESSTQKEMWLGGFVDASGNEVRTLDSLKEILSEHFDLVHLRDIEFVIKETARKFQHTISQCSIWKKK, from the coding sequence TTGAATAATACTAGCATATATCCTCCTACACTTGATGGAGAAAGTATAGAGAAAAAACGACAAGAAATAGTAGAATACTTTAACAACACTTATACTCTTTTTGAGAAAGTTTTTGAGACTCTTATGAGTGATGAAGTCTTTTATAAAAAGTCAGAACCCTCAAGACATCCAATGATATTTTATTTCGGACACACCGCTACTTTTTTCATAAACAAACTAATACTTATGAAGATAATAGATAAAAGAGTAGATGCAAACTTTGAGTCCATCTTTGCAGTAGGCGTTGATGAGATGGCATGGGATGATGTTAATGCTAAAAACTATGCATGGCCAAAAGTTGATGAGGTAAGAGAGTATAGAGCAAAGGTAAAAGAGATAGTTAGTAAGCTTATTATGAATCTTGAGCTTGAACTTCCCATCAAACAAGACTCACCTATGTGGGTAATTCTTATGGGCATTGAGCATGAGAGGATTCATATAGAGACTTCACTCGTGCTTCACCGTCAGATGCCGCTAGAGTTTGTTAAGTGTGTAGAAGAGTTTAATATCTGCTCGCATAGCTCACAAGCCCCAAAAAATGAGATGATAAAGATAGATAGCACTCATATAAAACTAGGCAAAAGCACAACTCATAATCTTTATGGCTGGGATAATGAATATGGAGTTTATGAAGAAGAAGTTGGTAAGTTTAAGGCTTCAAAGTATCTTGTAAGTAACGCAGAGTTTATGGAATTTGTGCAAGATGGCGGTTATGAAAATGAGGAGTTTTGGGATGAAGAGGGGCTAGAGTATCTAAAAAGCTCAAAGGCAAAATATCCTGTTTTTTGGGTCTATGAAGATAGGGTTTATAGATACAGAGCTCTGTGCGAAGTTATAGATATGCCACTTGATTGGCCAGTTGATGTAAATGCGTTAGAGGCTGAGGCGTTTTGTAGATACAAGAGTAAAAAAGATGGAGTCTCTTGTGTACTTCCTAGTGAGGCTGAGTATAGAGCCATTTATGAACAAACAAATATAGAGGATCTGCCAGCATTTCATCAAAGTAGGGCAAATCTTAACTTTTATCATTATGCTAGTTCTTGTCCTGTAAATGAGTTTGGCTTTCACACAAATAGTGGCGAATCTATCTACGATGTGGTGGGAAATGTTTGGCAGTGGAGTAGAACACCAATGAGGCCATTTGATGGCTTTGAAGTTCATGAGGCTTATGATGACTTTACAGTTCCAACATTTGATGAAAAACATGCACTCATACTCGGTTCATCATGGGCTAGTAGTGGAAATCTTATAATGAAACACTCTCGCTATGCCTTTAGAAAGCATTTCCCTCAAAATGCAGGTTTTAGATATGTTATCTCAAACAATCAAAATGAGAGCAAATCAGATATTTATGAGAGCGATGAATTAGTCTCACAGTATTGTGAATTTCAGTATGGAGATACTTATTTTGGAGTTAAAAACTTTGCAAAAGAGTGTGCAAAGATAGCAGTAGAGTTTAGTACTAACAAAACAAAAGCACTAGACTTAGGGTGTGCGACTACAAGGGCTAGTTTTGAGCTTGCAAAGGATTTTGATGAGGTTGAGGGTGTGGACTTCTCAGCCCGTTTTATTCAAGTAGGAGTGAGGTTAAAAGAGAGAGGATATATAGCCTTTGCATCTAAACTAGAGGGCGATTTAGTACAAAATAAAAAAGTAACCATACAAGAGTTGGGTTATGAAGATATTGCTCATAAAGTCTCTTTTTGGCAAGGAGATGCATGTAACCTCAAGCCAAATCTAAGCTCATACGACTTAGTGATGGCAACAAACCTAATAGATAGACTCTACAACCCTAAACTATTTTTAGAAACTATTCACGAGAGACTAAACAGTGATGGCATCTTGATGATAACCTCTCCATATACTTGGCAAGAGAGTTCTACTCAAAAAGAGATGTGGCTTGGTGGTTTTGTAGATGCAAGTGGTAATGAAGTTAGAACTCTAGATAGTTTAAAAGAGATACTCAGTGAGCATTTTGATCTTGTACACCTTAGAGATATAGAGTTTGTGATAAAAGAGACAGCAAGAAAATTTCAACACACTATCTCACAATGTAGCATCTGGAAGAAGAAGTGA
- a CDS encoding PatB family C-S lyase produces the protein MKYNFKTHASREDSKAEKYVLREELFGTKDVLPAWVADMNINTPEFVLDAVKERLEHPIIGYQMMPESAFEAQIEWMKREHGISYELEDLLYSHSVVASMDLAIDAFSEVGDKVIVQTPIYPPFLSSVREQKREILNNPLKQASDGSYVFDIEDLKEKIDEKTKLLLLCSPHNPVGRVWRREELEEILELCLEHNIVVFSDEIHSDLVYAPNKHIPFASLSQKARDITITAIGVGKTFNMAGFAISSIAIGGKALRERFLQSYKKVHFAQGSVLSHTAFEAAYREGREWLEELKVHLWSNYELLVEVCKKHNNTIKVTPIEATYLAWLDCKGLGLSNRGIKDFFIKDAKLGLNTGLSFSKEGSGFMRLNFGVSRDEMQEIVKRLDGALSKFNHE, from the coding sequence GTGAAATACAACTTTAAAACACACGCAAGTAGAGAAGACTCTAAAGCTGAGAAGTATGTTCTAAGAGAGGAACTTTTTGGTACAAAGGATGTGCTTCCTGCTTGGGTTGCTGATATGAACATCAATACGCCAGAGTTTGTTTTAGATGCTGTAAAAGAGAGACTAGAACATCCTATCATCGGCTATCAGATGATGCCAGAGAGTGCTTTTGAAGCTCAAATAGAGTGGATGAAACGAGAGCATGGCATCTCTTATGAGTTAGAGGATTTGCTCTACTCTCACTCAGTCGTTGCATCTATGGATTTGGCAATAGATGCTTTTAGTGAAGTTGGCGATAAAGTTATAGTACAAACTCCAATCTATCCTCCCTTTTTAAGCAGTGTTAGAGAACAAAAAAGAGAAATTTTAAACAATCCTCTAAAGCAAGCCAGTGATGGAAGTTATGTTTTTGATATAGAAGATTTAAAAGAAAAGATAGATGAAAAGACTAAACTTTTGCTTCTTTGCTCACCTCATAATCCTGTTGGTAGAGTTTGGAGACGAGAGGAGTTAGAAGAGATTTTAGAACTATGCTTAGAACACAACATCGTAGTCTTTAGTGATGAAATTCACTCAGACTTAGTCTATGCACCAAATAAACACATCCCCTTTGCATCTCTAAGTCAAAAGGCAAGAGATATAACAATAACAGCTATAGGAGTTGGAAAAACTTTTAATATGGCTGGGTTTGCTATAAGTAGTATAGCTATAGGAGGTAAGGCTTTAAGAGAGAGATTTTTACAAAGCTATAAGAAAGTTCATTTTGCACAAGGAAGTGTTTTGTCTCATACAGCTTTTGAAGCTGCTTATAGAGAGGGCAGAGAGTGGCTAGAGGAGTTAAAAGTTCATCTTTGGAGCAACTATGAGCTACTTGTAGAGGTTTGTAAAAAACATAACAATACTATAAAGGTCACACCCATAGAAGCAACTTATCTTGCATGGCTTGATTGTAAAGGCTTAGGGCTTAGCAACAGAGGCATAAAAGATTTTTTTATTAAAGATGCAAAGTTAGGGCTTAATACTGGGCTTAGTTTTTCAAAAGAGGGAAGCGGCTTTATGAGGCTAAACTTTGGAGTGAGTCGTGATGAGATGCAAGAGATTGTCAAAAGACTTGATGGGGCTTTGTCAAAGTTTAATCATGAGTGA
- a CDS encoding pyridoxamine 5'-phosphate oxidase family protein, translating to MSDLEKIESFISKHHALSLATSDGDELSVCSLFYIYDGLTFVVASSEDTTHIKHIKKNQNVAGNILLETKEVGKIQGLQFRGVFRTLGDEKLKKLYFKRFPYALAMRAKLYKIEVKYFKLTDNRLGFGKKIIWKEP from the coding sequence ATGAGTGATTTAGAAAAAATAGAGTCTTTTATAAGTAAGCATCATGCTCTAAGTTTAGCTACCTCTGATGGCGATGAGCTTAGTGTTTGTAGTCTCTTTTATATCTATGATGGACTAACATTTGTAGTAGCAAGTAGCGAGGATACCACACATATAAAACATATCAAAAAAAACCAAAATGTTGCTGGAAATATTCTTTTAGAGACAAAAGAAGTAGGTAAGATACAAGGTCTGCAGTTTAGAGGAGTCTTTAGAACTCTTGGAGATGAGAAACTAAAAAAACTCTACTTTAAGAGATTTCCATATGCACTTGCAATGAGAGCAAAGCTTTACAAGATTGAAGTTAAATATTTTAAACTAACTGACAATAGGTTAGGTTTTGGTAAGAAGATTATTTGGAAGGAGCCTTAA
- a CDS encoding dUTP diphosphatase translates to MDKILLMLQLQSQLNDATNGEDWVKGLTKDAKEINWRRCIYMECAEMIDSFSWKHWKNIKQEPDWANLQIEVVDVWHFVMSLAIENYSKTLRGGIDELAINISNLESFSKIDIKNDDFASQKKIILKVEDIMRKVLSQEELELEALLADFFDLVVFSGLDLETLYRLYVGKNILNQFRQDHGYKEGTYVKVWAGEEDNVIMKRIWEDNADITPDSLYNELTKLYFSMTKS, encoded by the coding sequence TTGGACAAAATATTATTAATGCTACAACTTCAATCACAGTTAAATGATGCTACTAATGGAGAAGATTGGGTTAAGGGTCTGACAAAAGATGCTAAAGAGATAAACTGGAGGCGTTGCATCTATATGGAGTGCGCGGAGATGATTGATAGTTTTTCATGGAAACATTGGAAGAACATTAAGCAAGAACCTGATTGGGCAAATTTGCAGATAGAGGTTGTCGATGTATGGCACTTTGTGATGAGTTTAGCTATAGAGAATTACAGTAAAACTCTAAGAGGTGGCATAGACGAGCTGGCCATCAATATATCCAATCTAGAGAGTTTTTCTAAAATAGATATAAAAAATGATGACTTTGCATCGCAAAAAAAGATTATACTAAAAGTTGAAGATATAATGCGTAAGGTTTTAAGCCAAGAAGAGCTTGAACTTGAGGCTCTCTTAGCAGATTTTTTTGACTTGGTTGTCTTTAGTGGGCTTGATTTAGAGACGCTTTATAGGCTTTATGTTGGTAAAAATATCTTAAATCAATTTCGCCAAGACCACGGCTATAAAGAGGGCACTTACGTTAAAGTTTGGGCAGGAGAAGAGGACAATGTTATCATGAAGCGAATCTGGGAAGACAATGCTGATATAACACCAGATTCACTCTATAATGAGCTTACAAAATTATACTTCTCAATGACTAAGAGCTGA
- a CDS encoding ATP-binding cassette domain-containing protein, which yields MSTLLEVKNLSFGYKKDFLLFDDLSFSLKKGEIKVIVGASGAGKSTLFELILGNLKPLNGSIERRRASEVFQDPYSSFHPSYSLINQIKDVASVDNLKAYLSKLNLDYELLLKLPHELSGGQLQRASILRAMLMKSEILLLDEPTSALDNVIQLEVMKMLLDSLDEKGMLLITHDLELAKWCGDEIIEI from the coding sequence TTGAGCACTCTTTTAGAAGTTAAAAATCTCTCTTTTGGATACAAAAAAGACTTTTTGCTTTTTGATGATTTGTCTTTTAGTTTAAAAAAAGGTGAGATAAAAGTTATAGTTGGAGCTAGTGGAGCTGGAAAGAGTACTCTCTTTGAGCTGATTTTAGGAAACTTAAAACCTCTTAATGGAAGTATTGAGCGCAGGAGAGCGTCTGAGGTTTTTCAAGATCCATATAGTTCTTTTCATCCAAGTTATAGCTTAATAAATCAAATAAAAGATGTAGCATCTGTTGATAACCTTAAAGCATATCTGAGTAAACTAAACCTAGACTATGAACTACTTTTAAAACTCCCACATGAGCTTTCAGGCGGGCAACTACAACGAGCCTCAATTTTAAGAGCTATGCTTATGAAAAGTGAGATCTTACTACTAGATGAACCTACATCTGCACTTGACAATGTTATACAACTTGAAGTTATGAAGATGCTGCTTGACTCACTAGATGAGAAGGGAATGCTTCTTATCACTCATGACTTAGAGCTTGCAAAATGGTGTGGGGATGAGATTATAGAGATCTAA
- the crcB gene encoding fluoride efflux transporter CrcB — translation MSYQTILAIGSGGFIGAILRVYLNGLISNKLPHDLPFGTLGVNLIGSFIMGLLVAYFMYTTLFSLHTKSFLSTGILGALTTYSTFAIESFFLLEGGHIILALVNISLNAFGTIFMAGCGFYITKYFLAQS, via the coding sequence ATGAGCTATCAAACAATCCTAGCCATAGGTAGTGGTGGTTTTATTGGTGCAATCCTCAGGGTTTACCTTAATGGTTTAATCTCAAACAAACTTCCTCATGACCTTCCATTTGGTACTCTTGGAGTAAACCTTATTGGAAGTTTTATAATGGGGCTTTTAGTAGCTTACTTTATGTACACTACACTATTTTCTCTACATACAAAATCATTTCTCTCCACGGGGATTTTAGGAGCCTTAACAACATACTCAACATTTGCTATAGAGAGTTTTTTTCTCCTAGAGGGTGGGCATATCATCTTAGCTTTAGTAAATATCTCACTAAACGCTTTTGGAACTATTTTTATGGCTGGTTGTGGTTTTTATATAACTAAATACTTTTTAGCACAGTCTTAG
- a CDS encoding lysophospholipid acyltransferase family protein, which translates to MKIFAKISWLFATIIIMSSLALMIIFYYLAPRPYARKISAWLIRLGTFFTVEIQGKEDKDAQMFLINHQSDLDICIMETITSKDLAWVAKKELFEIPFFGLALKLPEDIAVTRESKTSLLKLLKDAKDRIDKKRVITMFPEGTRSTKSKMLPFKSGAKMLADKYKLRVQPVVIMQSAKYYNVKEFYYKPGRIKAIYLDSFIANKQDKDWLNNLRTKMQKVYDDELSNNPSHR; encoded by the coding sequence ATGAAGATATTTGCAAAGATTAGTTGGCTTTTTGCAACTATTATTATTATGTCTTCTCTAGCGCTGATGATAATTTTTTACTATCTAGCCCCTAGGCCTTATGCTAGAAAAATATCTGCTTGGCTCATTAGGCTTGGTACCTTTTTTACAGTTGAAATTCAGGGAAAAGAGGACAAAGATGCACAGATGTTTTTGATTAACCATCAGAGTGATTTAGACATCTGTATCATGGAGACGATAACGAGTAAAGACTTAGCTTGGGTAGCAAAAAAAGAGCTATTTGAGATACCATTTTTTGGTTTAGCACTAAAACTGCCAGAGGATATTGCAGTAACAAGAGAGAGCAAAACTTCTTTACTAAAACTACTAAAAGATGCCAAAGATAGGATAGATAAAAAAAGAGTCATAACAATGTTTCCAGAAGGAACTCGCTCTACAAAATCAAAGATGCTTCCTTTTAAGTCTGGTGCTAAGATGCTAGCAGACAAGTATAAGCTTCGCGTTCAACCTGTAGTTATTATGCAGAGTGCAAAGTATTATAATGTAAAAGAGTTTTACTACAAACCTGGTCGCATCAAAGCTATATACTTAGACTCTTTTATAGCAAACAAGCAAGATAAGGATTGGCTAAATAATTTAAGAACTAAGATGCAAAAAGTATATGATGATGAGCTATCAAACAATCCTAGCCATAGGTAG
- the purQ gene encoding phosphoribosylformylglycinamidine synthase subunit PurQ — translation MTKVTILQFPGTNCEYDTQYAFERLGAKTEILWHKADKVPQDTDLLVIAGGFSYGDYLRSGAIARFSPVMRAVEAYAKAGGKVLGICNGFQVLTEARLLPGALKRNEQLHFLSKHHHLKVINNDNDFLKKLNVGDVVNIPIAHHDGNYFIDAVGLKELEENNQILLRYTDAKGNIQNPNGSVESIAGICNKQQNVFGLMPHPERAMETILGSDDGVAMLQGFLKA, via the coding sequence ATGACAAAGGTAACAATTTTACAGTTTCCTGGAACAAATTGCGAGTATGATACACAGTACGCATTTGAGAGACTTGGAGCAAAAACTGAGATACTTTGGCACAAAGCAGATAAAGTTCCACAGGATACTGACCTCTTAGTAATAGCTGGCGGCTTTTCTTATGGAGATTATCTAAGAAGTGGAGCTATTGCTAGATTTTCTCCAGTTATGAGGGCAGTTGAAGCTTACGCAAAAGCTGGTGGAAAAGTTCTTGGTATCTGCAATGGTTTTCAAGTTTTAACTGAGGCTAGACTTCTTCCCGGTGCGCTAAAAAGAAATGAACAACTACACTTTTTATCAAAGCATCATCATCTAAAAGTAATAAACAATGATAATGATTTTTTAAAAAAACTAAATGTTGGCGATGTTGTAAATATCCCTATAGCTCATCATGATGGAAACTATTTTATAGATGCAGTTGGACTAAAGGAGCTAGAAGAGAACAACCAGATACTCCTTAGGTACACAGATGCAAAGGGAAATATACAAAACCCTAATGGTAGTGTTGAATCAATAGCTGGTATCTGTAACAAGCAACAAAATGTTTTTGGTCTTATGCCTCATCCTGAGAGAGCTATGGAGACAATCCTAGGAAGCGATGATGGCGTAGCCATGCTTCAAGGATTTTTAAAAGCGTGA
- the purS gene encoding phosphoribosylformylglycinamidine synthase subunit PurS: protein MKAIVNISLKAGVLDSQGKAVHHALESLHFNAVKDVRVGKQIVLQLDCDDKKKALADVTKMCEDLLANTVIEDYDIELV from the coding sequence ATAAAAGCAATAGTAAATATATCTTTAAAAGCAGGCGTATTAGACTCTCAAGGAAAAGCAGTACATCACGCACTAGAATCACTTCACTTTAACGCAGTAAAAGATGTTCGTGTTGGAAAACAGATAGTTTTACAACTTGATTGTGATGATAAGAAGAAAGCTTTAGCTGATGTTACTAAGATGTGCGAAGACCTTTTAGCTAACACAGTTATTGAAGACTATGATATAGAGTTAGTATAA
- the purC gene encoding phosphoribosylaminoimidazolesuccinocarboxamide synthase — MQKRELLYEGKAKRLYLTDNKDLVISEFKDDLTAFNGEKKSSEVGKGALNNKISTELFKLLEENGIQTHFVEMLDDNHMLHKKVDVILIEVIVRNIATGSLTRNLGIEDGTLLPFTLVEFDYKNDDLGDPKLNDQHALILGLVEYQDELDKLRRMARQVNDILRPYFFEKGLNLVDFKLEFGKDSSGNIILVDEISPDNCRFWDVESGEKMDKDRFRQGLGGLAVAYEQVLNRILSK, encoded by the coding sequence ATGCAAAAAAGAGAATTACTCTATGAAGGTAAGGCTAAAAGACTTTATTTAACAGATAATAAAGACTTAGTAATATCAGAGTTTAAAGATGATTTGACAGCATTTAATGGCGAAAAAAAGTCAAGTGAAGTCGGAAAAGGTGCACTTAACAACAAGATTTCAACTGAGCTCTTTAAACTACTAGAGGAAAATGGTATTCAAACTCACTTTGTAGAGATGCTAGATGACAACCATATGCTTCATAAAAAGGTTGATGTTATTTTGATTGAAGTCATCGTTCGCAATATTGCAACTGGTAGTTTAACTAGAAATCTTGGCATAGAAGATGGTACACTTCTTCCATTTACTTTAGTGGAGTTTGATTATAAAAATGATGATCTTGGTGATCCAAAACTAAACGATCAACACGCCCTTATCTTAGGTTTAGTTGAGTATCAAGATGAACTAGACAAACTTCGTAGAATGGCAAGACAAGTAAATGACATACTTCGTCCTTACTTCTTTGAAAAAGGTTTAAACTTAGTGGACTTTAAACTAGAGTTTGGAAAAGATAGTAGTGGAAATATCATCTTAGTTGACGAAATTTCCCCTGATAATTGCCGTTTTTGGGATGTAGAGAGTGGAGAGAAGATGGATAAAGATAGATTTCGTCAAGGTCTAGGCGGACTAGCAGTAGCTTATGAGCAGGTTCTAAACAGAATTCTCTCAAAATAG
- a CDS encoding S41 family peptidase — MSNKKYITLGFATVAVALTILFSANLFAKNTESTKKEASRLEALAKFTKVISIVEKYNVDAVTIEDLMDKALQGMMTNLDAHSNFLTQKDYKKLKVQTDGEFGGLGITVGVRDGALTVIAPIEGTPADKAGVKPGDIILKINDESTLSMTIDEAVSRMRGKVGEPIEITIVRKGEAKPLTIKIVRGIITIESVYTKTIGDDILYVRVTSFDKKVVEDISKAINKKKAMTKGIILDLRNNPGGLLDQAVGLVDLFVDKGDIVSQKGRKSSDDQVYSAKSSNTITDVPVVVVVNGGSASASEIVSGALQDHKRAIVVGENTFGKGSVQVVLPITKEEAIKLTIARYYLPSGRTIQALGVKPDIEVFPGKVQQDENGFSIKEADLKKHLEEELIKADTKVSSEKKAKENGNKKDIISKEQLYKDIQLKESVDIIRALIIVKG; from the coding sequence ATGAGCAACAAAAAATATATAACATTAGGTTTTGCCACTGTAGCAGTAGCTTTAACCATACTGTTTTCTGCAAATCTTTTTGCAAAAAACACAGAGAGTACAAAAAAAGAAGCTTCAAGACTTGAAGCTCTTGCAAAGTTTACAAAAGTCATAAGCATAGTTGAGAAGTACAATGTAGACGCTGTAACCATCGAAGATCTTATGGATAAAGCGCTCCAAGGCATGATGACAAACCTTGATGCACACTCAAACTTTTTAACACAAAAAGATTACAAAAAGCTTAAAGTTCAAACAGATGGAGAGTTTGGAGGTCTAGGTATTACAGTAGGTGTCAGAGATGGAGCTTTAACTGTAATAGCACCTATTGAGGGTACTCCAGCTGATAAGGCTGGTGTAAAACCTGGCGATATTATCTTAAAAATCAATGACGAATCAACTCTAAGCATGACAATAGACGAGGCAGTTTCGCGCATGAGAGGAAAAGTTGGTGAGCCTATTGAGATTACCATTGTTAGAAAGGGAGAAGCTAAACCACTTACTATTAAGATTGTAAGAGGCATTATTACCATTGAGTCAGTCTATACAAAGACTATAGGCGATGATATTTTATATGTTCGAGTTACAAGTTTTGATAAAAAAGTTGTTGAAGATATCTCTAAAGCTATAAACAAAAAAAAGGCAATGACAAAGGGTATTATCTTAGATTTAAGAAACAATCCTGGTGGTTTGCTTGACCAAGCTGTTGGCTTAGTTGATTTGTTCGTAGACAAAGGTGACATTGTATCTCAAAAGGGTCGCAAATCCTCAGATGACCAAGTATATAGCGCTAAGAGCTCAAACACTATAACAGATGTTCCCGTAGTGGTTGTTGTAAATGGTGGAAGTGCCTCTGCTTCAGAGATAGTTAGTGGTGCCCTGCAAGACCACAAAAGAGCCATCGTAGTTGGAGAAAATACTTTTGGAAAAGGAAGTGTACAAGTTGTTCTTCCTATCACAAAAGAGGAGGCTATTAAACTCACTATTGCAAGATACTATCTTCCAAGTGGAAGAACTATTCAAGCACTAGGCGTTAAGCCAGATATTGAAGTCTTTCCTGGTAAAGTTCAACAAGATGAGAATGGCTTTTCTATAAAAGAAGCAGATCTTAAAAAGCATCTCGAAGAAGAACTTATAAAAGCTGATACAAAAGTCTCTTCTGAGAAAAAAGCAAAAGAAAATGGTAATAAAAAAGATATAATTTCAAAAGAACAACTATATAAAGATATTCAACTAAAAGAGAGTGTTGATATTATAAGAGCACTCATCATAGTAAAAGGATAA
- a CDS encoding hemerythrin domain-containing protein produces the protein MSSIKEYLSQDHSRCDELFAKMEDSAGKSLSDAKESYEEFAKATERHFQMEERVMFVEFEAKTGMTEGPTAMMRHEHAQMRSLIKQMGEALEAQDKDKFFGLSETLMILMQQHNMKEEQMLYTMAQQHLSAEAPRVVDMMESMIVE, from the coding sequence ATGAGTTCAATCAAAGAGTATTTATCACAAGATCACAGCAGATGTGATGAGCTGTTTGCAAAGATGGAAGATAGTGCAGGTAAATCTTTAAGTGATGCAAAAGAGAGTTATGAAGAGTTTGCAAAAGCTACAGAGAGACACTTTCAGATGGAAGAGAGAGTTATGTTTGTAGAGTTTGAAGCAAAAACAGGGATGACTGAGGGTCCGACTGCGATGATGAGACATGAACACGCACAGATGAGAAGCCTTATAAAGCAGATGGGTGAAGCTCTTGAAGCACAAGACAAAGATAAATTTTTTGGACTCTCAGAGACTCTGATGATACTAATGCAGCAACACAATATGAAAGAGGAGCAGATGCTATATACGATGGCACAGCAACATTTAAGTGCTGAAGCACCTAGAGTAGTTGATATGATGGAGTCTATGATTGTTGAGTAA
- a CDS encoding shikimate kinase, which yields MLKNKNIVLIGFMGVGKGSVAREVIKHSDYITIDTDDIIESMQNRKIKDIFAQDGEAYFRKLERNVAAWLESSVKNTLISTGGGFYKQENLKKIGTVVLLDSPFEKIIKRIKHHPNALKKLKKRPLLKDLKKAQELYDERRPEYLKVADIVIDVTKKSALECSKELLKKVKTHA from the coding sequence ATGCTAAAGAATAAAAATATAGTTTTGATAGGGTTTATGGGAGTAGGAAAGGGCAGTGTGGCCCGTGAGGTTATAAAACACTCTGACTATATAACCATTGATACAGATGATATAATAGAGAGTATGCAAAACAGAAAAATCAAAGATATCTTTGCACAAGATGGCGAAGCGTACTTTAGAAAGCTTGAACGAAATGTAGCTGCGTGGCTGGAGAGTAGTGTAAAAAACACTCTTATCTCAACGGGTGGAGGTTTTTACAAACAAGAAAACCTAAAAAAGATAGGAACAGTTGTTCTGCTGGACTCTCCATTTGAGAAAATAATAAAGCGAATCAAACACCATCCAAATGCTTTAAAAAAACTAAAAAAACGACCACTTCTAAAAGATCTTAAAAAGGCACAAGAGCTTTATGATGAGCGTCGCCCTGAGTATTTAAAAGTTGCAGATATAGTTATAGATGTAACAAAAAAGAGTGCCCTAGAGTGCTCAAAAGAACTTCTAAAAAAGGTAAAAACACATGCGTAA
- a CDS encoding DUF255 domain-containing protein, with product MRKIVLYLTLLFATSLMASEIKWAKDYDTGIKEATRFVKPVLFISSRHTCKFCVILDETTLKDERVIKELNRDFISIISYSDENDYMPKELWQPGTPAIWFLLPSGEPMYQPIMGAIDADNFLKALGVVKKQFDEYIKAGK from the coding sequence ATGCGTAAAATAGTACTATACTTAACACTTCTTTTTGCTACTTCTTTGATGGCATCAGAGATAAAATGGGCAAAAGATTATGATACTGGGATAAAAGAGGCAACGAGGTTTGTAAAGCCAGTTTTGTTTATATCTTCAAGACATACTTGCAAGTTTTGTGTTATCTTAGATGAGACAACTCTAAAAGATGAGAGGGTTATAAAAGAATTAAACAGAGACTTTATATCTATAATTTCGTATAGTGACGAGAATGATTATATGCCAAAAGAGCTTTGGCAACCAGGAACCCCAGCTATCTGGTTTTTACTCCCAAGTGGTGAACCAATGTATCAACCTATCATGGGTGCAATAGATGCGGATAATTTTCTAAAAGCGTTAGGTGTTGTAAAAAAACAGTTTGATGAGTATATAAAAGCGGGAAAATAA